A stretch of Methanobrevibacter sp. DNA encodes these proteins:
- a CDS encoding right-handed parallel beta-helix repeat-containing protein yields MKSKKHLLVVLSAFLIVFITSASAVDANDADIASIDESTDIVNEKLALDSSSDTLSVSNDSNVLGNDEHINEGNGGTFTELQANITQSASGSTLTLTKNYEYDDGFATDGILIDKTLTIDGQGHKIDAQGKSRIFKITAENVILKNIHFINGNTTNQGGAVHFEKSGTVTDCNFTDNMVNGDNRYGGAITMSSGRIEKCNFINNSANMYGGAIYFENKGNLSNCTFIDNKVTSARGYGGAVYFNTNGTVENCTFTGNRVIGATSRGGAIRMDSGNVTNCNFTNNSATYGGGAIFFSSTKYSGKVENCNFNSNSGRLKGGAIYFSSTTSPSTAINCNFTNNTANDSNGNGGAINMYSGSVENCNFNSNTAGLRGGAIYFDRAGNVTNCNFTNNKATHSTCKGGAVYFYNRGNVANCNFTDNSATNLGGAIYFETAGTVANCNFTGNNATSGSAIYFFGTSAIKAIYNSTFLNNRANSEDLEVIINENNITITFTGKDNLLNAIYSRNNAEVIFTNVTYWSANGITNTGSLPATPSRSFKEAGQNITVNVVVNDEIVLSDVKVTDKNGMTILNISVGDNYFIGVRHDADSYYIEAVKTISNNTKFNVNIISQTTDSRAVNITAKSNIPNEVINGKLLFIITNSAPLVANYAGNGTWWVLHTFDNCGEFEVNASFEGLDNVTISNATITLNKIETKLFTNPVTTTYNVNKYLIITLNDVYGNPLSSEGITVDLGSVKTYITDKNGQIRIPTKPLAAKTYTAKITFNGNDFYLKSSNAIKVTVNKAANPLKIKAKAIKVKFSKLKKKTLKLKVTKVVKFTKKGQGTLTYKKIKGNKKITINKKTGKITIKKGLKKGTYKVKIKIKAKGNGNYKASAFKKITFKIKVK; encoded by the coding sequence TTACTGGTTGTTTTATCAGCATTCTTGATTGTATTCATCACTTCAGCAAGCGCAGTTGATGCAAATGATGCAGATATTGCATCTATTGATGAATCAACTGACATAGTTAATGAAAAACTTGCATTAGATTCAAGTTCAGATACCCTTTCTGTATCTAATGACAGTAATGTTTTAGGAAATGATGAACATATAAACGAAGGAAATGGTGGAACCTTCACCGAACTGCAGGCTAATATTACTCAATCAGCATCCGGTTCAACATTAACATTAACTAAAAATTATGAATATGATGACGGTTTTGCTACAGATGGAATCCTTATTGACAAAACCCTGACAATTGATGGGCAAGGCCATAAAATCGATGCACAGGGAAAATCAAGAATATTCAAAATAACAGCAGAAAATGTAATACTGAAAAATATACATTTCATAAATGGTAACACAACAAATCAAGGCGGTGCGGTTCACTTTGAAAAGTCTGGTACTGTGACCGATTGTAATTTTACAGATAACATGGTGAATGGCGATAATAGGTATGGTGGTGCTATCACAATGAGTTCTGGCAGGATTGAAAAGTGTAACTTCATTAATAACTCTGCGAACATGTATGGTGGTGCAATTTACTTTGAAAATAAAGGTAATCTGTCAAACTGCACTTTTATTGATAATAAGGTAACCAGTGCCAGAGGTTATGGAGGTGCAGTTTACTTTAACACTAATGGAACTGTTGAAAACTGTACTTTTACAGGTAACCGAGTAATAGGAGCCACAAGTAGAGGTGGTGCCATAAGGATGGACTCCGGTAATGTGACAAATTGTAATTTTACCAATAACTCTGCAACATACGGTGGAGGAGCCATTTTCTTTAGTAGCACTAAGTATTCAGGAAAAGTTGAAAACTGTAATTTTAATAGCAATTCCGGTCGTTTAAAGGGCGGTGCCATTTATTTCTCCTCAACTACCAGTCCCAGTACTGCAATAAATTGTAATTTTACCAATAACACGGCGAATGATTCTAATGGTAATGGTGGTGCAATCAACATGTATTCAGGCAGTGTTGAAAATTGCAATTTCAATAGTAACACTGCAGGTTTAAGAGGAGGTGCGATTTACTTTGATCGTGCAGGCAATGTGACAAATTGTAATTTTACCAATAACAAAGCAACCCATTCCACTTGTAAAGGAGGTGCGGTTTACTTCTATAATCGAGGAAATGTAGCAAATTGTAATTTCACTGATAACTCTGCAACAAACCTTGGTGGTGCAATTTACTTTGAAACTGCAGGCACTGTAGCAAATTGTAATTTTACCGGCAATAATGCAACTTCAGGTTCTGCAATTTACTTCTTTGGTACTTCAGCCATTAAAGCTATTTACAATTCTACTTTCTTAAATAATAGAGCAAACTCAGAAGATTTGGAAGTAATAATAAATGAAAACAACATTACAATTACTTTCACAGGCAAAGATAACCTTTTAAATGCAATCTATTCCAGAAATAATGCTGAAGTTATATTCACTAATGTGACCTATTGGAGTGCAAATGGAATCACAAACACAGGCAGTTTACCTGCAACTCCATCCAGATCCTTTAAGGAAGCTGGCCAAAATATCACTGTCAATGTAGTTGTTAATGATGAAATTGTTTTAAGTGATGTTAAAGTCACTGATAAGAACGGTATGACCATTCTGAACATAAGTGTTGGTGACAATTATTTCATTGGCGTTCGCCATGATGCAGATTCTTACTACATTGAAGCGGTAAAAACAATCTCAAACAACACTAAATTCAATGTGAATATCATATCCCAGACAACCGACAGCAGAGCAGTGAACATCACTGCAAAATCCAACATTCCAAATGAAGTCATAAATGGCAAATTATTATTCATTATCACAAACAGTGCCCCTCTTGTTGCAAATTATGCAGGCAATGGAACATGGTGGGTTTTACATACATTTGATAATTGTGGTGAATTTGAAGTCAATGCATCATTTGAGGGATTGGATAATGTAACAATCAGCAATGCAACTATAACTCTCAATAAGATTGAAACAAAATTATTCACTAATCCGGTAACTACTACTTATAATGTTAACAAGTATCTGATAATCACATTAAATGATGTTTACGGTAACCCGTTAAGCAGTGAGGGAATAACTGTTGACTTGGGCAGTGTTAAAACATACATCACAGATAAAAACGGTCAAATCAGAATACCAACAAAACCATTGGCTGCCAAAACATATACTGCTAAAATAACATTCAACGGCAATGATTTTTATCTAAAATCATCTAATGCTATTAAGGTAACTGTTAACAAGGCTGCAAATCCTTTAAAAATCAAAGCCAAAGCCATTAAAGTCAAATTTTCTAAACTTAAAAAGAAAACTCTAAAACTTAAAGTGACTAAAGTGGTCAAGTTCACCAAAAAGGGCCAGGGCACCTTAACCTATAAAAAAATCAAAGGAAACAAGAAAATCACCATAAACAAAAAAACCGGAAAAATCACAATAAAAAAAGGACTTAAAAAAGGAACATACAAAGTTAAAATAAAAATCAAAGCAAAAGGTAATGGAAACTACAAAGCATCTGCCTTTAAAAAAATTACCTTCAAAATCAAAGTAAAATAA
- a CDS encoding TetR/AcrR family transcriptional regulator, with protein MNTKKLILENTLKLMIEKQNSIVSVREISVATGITIGGIYHYFSNKEEIYDEITKRYFINYIKFDMDKLREIKGNSKEKIHDAMAEMFKQKQNGIEIETIDDVDYRIIGDVLTSKGFTYENSQEICKDVIKELKEFFTELIDEGQENRQIRQDLPTEDIVKSLINMYLGIQYQWDIYWIDDMISAFEDNFDLEWEKIRFRE; from the coding sequence ATGAATACAAAAAAGTTAATTTTAGAAAATACTTTAAAATTAATGATTGAAAAGCAAAATTCCATCGTTTCAGTTAGAGAAATAAGTGTCGCTACTGGAATTACTATCGGTGGAATTTATCACTATTTTTCAAATAAAGAAGAGATATATGATGAAATTACTAAAAGATACTTTATAAATTATATCAAATTCGACATGGACAAACTCCGAGAGATAAAGGGTAATTCAAAGGAGAAAATCCATGATGCTATGGCTGAAATGTTTAAACAAAAGCAAAATGGAATAGAAATTGAAACTATTGATGATGTGGATTACAGGATTATAGGGGATGTTTTAACTTCAAAGGGTTTCACTTATGAAAATTCTCAAGAGATCTGCAAAGATGTCATAAAAGAGTTGAAAGAATTCTTCACTGAGCTTATTGATGAAGGTCAAGAAAATAGACAAATCCGGCAAGACCTCCCAACAGAAGACATTGTAAAGTCCTTAATCAACATGTACCTGGGAATTCAATATCAATGGGATATATATTGGATTGATGATATGATTTCAGCCTTTGAAGACAATTTTGATTTAGAATGGGAAAAGATAAGATTCAGAGAATAA
- a CDS encoding TetR/AcrR family transcriptional regulator, translating into MNTKELILEKTLKLILEKGAIDISISEIRNATKLTTGGIYYHFSDKTDLFEAILQKYMVDYIKIDFDEIILEGSSKNRIHDTLLYILHHFIEGVEIESINEKINYRDVIILLTAAGYAEDDVNGIVSQTGNDIRIFLTDLVEDGKRKHEIRQDFSTENIVESLVILFMGIQYEWLLFANDNTDFIFEKNFDMTWQVIEYQNQ; encoded by the coding sequence ATGAACACTAAAGAATTGATTCTCGAAAAAACGTTGAAATTAATATTGGAGAAAGGTGCAATTGATATTTCAATCAGTGAAATTCGAAATGCTACAAAATTGACAACCGGCGGTATATATTATCATTTTTCAGATAAAACTGATCTATTTGAAGCAATTCTGCAAAAGTATATGGTGGATTATATTAAAATTGATTTTGATGAAATCATCCTTGAAGGTTCCTCAAAGAACAGAATCCATGATACATTGCTTTATATTTTACATCACTTCATAGAGGGTGTGGAAATTGAAAGTATTAATGAAAAAATCAATTATCGGGATGTAATAATTCTTTTAACTGCAGCAGGCTATGCTGAAGATGATGTTAACGGCATAGTTTCACAAACCGGAAACGATATTAGAATATTTTTAACAGATCTTGTTGAAGATGGCAAAAGGAAACATGAAATCAGGCAAGACTTCTCAACTGAAAACATTGTCGAATCATTGGTTATATTGTTTATGGGAATTCAATATGAATGGTTACTTTTTGCAAATGATAATACTGATTTCATTTTTGAGAAAAACTTTGATATGACTTGGCAGGTAATCGAATACCAAAATCAGTAA